AAAGCGGttgtctcttttttttaattctaatcCGTCCATCcctaactttttcttttttgactttttgaagtcttcctttttcaactttgacttctaatatttttgtttgtgttatacaatacttgatgaaagatatattaaatgattgatttttaactatattttgattggtataattttcatcaagtattatatagtagaaaataaatattttaaggtcaaaacttgaaaataaagactaaaaaaaagtcaaaacagaACACCTATGTTGGAACGGATGTAGTAGTACGGATTGACACTTTTGTAACTCATTTACACATGGAATCGCCTAAGTTTGAGTATTTCTATCAGTACCCATCATTTACTTGCCAGTAATCACAGTTAGCTTAAATGCAAACGTTCGAATGAACCAACTTATTCTCCAATTCAAACACAAACGAAGTTGAATCAATACATATATAGTCTTAGACAATACATATTAAATAGCATCATAGTGATGCTAGTTGTTGGATGTTTATGGGATATGTATATGATGATGACCTTGACGAGTATGTTAATTTAGCAGTCACAATATTTGCAGCTTCAGTTGGATGAAAGGCATCCCAGAATATATACTTCGAGCGGTCCCGACAAGAATTTTGAAGAGGGAGGCATGTCACCTGGCCATTGTTTCTTCCAACTCCACAACATCCCTTATCAATTACTTCAAATCCTAAGAAATGTAAACATTCAAAACAATTAACCATCTTTTTCATGAAATTATCAAAGTgtaataatatatagtatatttgTTGTACCATAAGATTGAGCATTGAGGATAAGATCTTTGGTCGCTTGATACGAATCCAAGTATACAAACTTTCCTCCTTGAAGGTCACCCTTATTAAAGCGATCTACAAGTTTTCTTAGGCCCGTGTTGAATAAGATAATAGCATTGTTTATATCTTCGTTGCACCTGCTGCTGTTACCATTATACCGGGCTAGCTGATATGGTATGCACCCAATTTGCCCCACACCAGTCACTATCACTTTCCGTGCACCCAAATTGTACAAAGCCTGAGAAAGAGTTTTACCACAAGAAATACAAACGTTAGCTAAAAACCGTACTTTATGCATGGAAGAATCAGCAAGTATTCTCTCAAAACTTATGATCTTTGCTATAACACGTACGCTAGAGCTAGTGAATTTTCAAGATGGGGCAAAAAGTACTCACGGTAAGCTGATTAGTATAATCATGAATGAGTGAACTTGCATACGCTTGTGGAGTGAATTGGGATCCGGTATTGTAAAAATCACGCATGAAGTAGTTATTGAGATAGTCATTGCTTCCCATTCCTGAGTAGAAGATACATTTTGCCAGGTAACTTCCTAAGGCATTAGTATCTCCTCTGAAGTAACGCCCCATCTGCTGCACTACGCTCCCAAAGTTATTTACTTGCTGGTTCATTGTAATGTGATccccctacatatatatattggcgCATATATCTTGATCAATATACACTACTACGTACTGTGGAAGTATAATTAAGCATAAAACAATACACTCGATCCTGAAGCGAATGTTGAAAAAGATTTACTCAAAAGAATGTAGATAAATTACTAGATTATTTCCGGTTTCATCTCGGATACCAGCAGCTCCAGATGCGAAATTTAGTCCACTAAGTATAGCTCGACCACGCGTTCTTGCATGAGGTGGTATGTTGTTTCGAAATCCTAGAAGTTGAGCTGCAATAGAACAGTTCATATTAACTCGTTATTTCATAAGTGAATATAAAATAACCAAAAGGCCTTGGCCTAGCATGTTCCGAAATGATCTATGGACCAAAAGATTGTGACTTCGAGTCATGCATACTCTAGGTTAAAATTTAACATGATAGGTCATGTTATTAGGTATTCTGTGTAAAGGGCGGGACCTTTATTGTGGGTCCTTTATTCTATTACAGtcatacgagtatattttttttctcgcACAAAACTAATTTGAAAGGATCAAAGGATCTTCATccgatattttttttttttttttttttgagaaaactgTCCTAAGACTCTTTAAATATATGCTCATATGGGGACCGGGCCAATAAACTAACATAAGGGACTCTTCTGATACTAATATAGGGATCGGGCCACTCATAGACCCGCATATATGTAGGATTGGATAATGTTGTTGTTACTAATtcgtcaaaaaaaaaaaaaaaggccgGGTTTCTTTCATTTCTAAAAGTAGCAACTAACTTAAGTAATTAAAAAGCAAAGGAAAAAAGAAACTGAC
The Erigeron canadensis isolate Cc75 chromosome 2, C_canadensis_v1, whole genome shotgun sequence DNA segment above includes these coding regions:
- the LOC122588208 gene encoding GDSL esterase/lipase At1g33811 codes for the protein SNTTAKFNAILCINLPYAYIFICYTQSYIQSGLNMASLMKDFRLWVAAASLLWLALKGCSQVEPQVPCFFIFGDSLVDNGNNNGLLTLARANYRPYGIDFPQGVSGRFTNGRTFVDALAQLLGFRNNIPPHARTRGRAILSGLNFASGAAGIRDETGNNLGDHITMNQQVNNFGSVVQQMGRYFRGDTNALGSYLAKCIFYSGMGSNDYLNNYFMRDFYNTGSQFTPQAYASSLIHDYTNQLTALYNLGARKVIVTGVGQIGCIPYQLARYNGNSSRCNEDINNAIILFNTGLRKLVDRFNKGDLQGGKFVYLDSYQATKDLILNAQSYGFEVIDKGCCGVGRNNGQVTCLPLQNSCRDRSKYIFWDAFHPTEAANIVTAKLTYSSRSSSYTYPINIQQLASL